The Candidatus Tiamatella incendiivivens genome includes a region encoding these proteins:
- a CDS encoding endonuclease Q family protein, with protein MTIGKVRGLNTSGHKGWFTVYCRICGKPLDLTKDVVYACPNCKDKYEAYFCSADARRVGYKCPFCGKPLEIVSVIK; from the coding sequence ATGACTATAGGGAAAGTCAGAGGTCTCAACACATCGGGGCATAAAGGATGGTTTACTGTCTATTGTAGAATTTGTGGTAAACCATTAGATTTAACAAAGGATGTTGTTTACGCTTGCCCTAACTGTAAAGATAAATACGAAGCATACTTCTGCAGTGCAGACGCTAGACGTGTTGGTTATAAATGCCCATTCTGTGGTAAACCACTCGAAATCGTCAGTGTTATTAAGTGA